The Rhizobium sp. BT03 genome has a window encoding:
- a CDS encoding gamma-glutamyltransferase family protein, whose product MTAFTTRPEILGTFGVVTSTHWIGSAVGMSILEKGGNAFDAAVATGFVLHIVEPHLCGPGGDLPAVIYSKKKDKVEVISAQGPAPAGATIEHYTSEGLTLIPGDGLLATVIPGAFDGWMLMLRDYGTMSVRDVLEPAIYYAEHGHPLLPRVSATIKGLATFFEKEWPTSHKTWLPDGSVPEAQANFRNPVLAETWKCVIAEAEAKSGREAQIEAARDTFYRGFIAEKIDAYLRTAEVMDASGGRHKGVLTADDMANWSATVEEPLTYDYHGWTIAKTGPWGQGPVFLQALSILKGFDLAAMDPDGADFVHTVTEAMKLAFADREVYYGDPDFSAIPVAHLLSETYASERRRLIGADASFDLRPGIVPGFEAQHDLTMKMLGADSKTGAVYEPTMAHLEKRGDTVHIDVIDRDGNMVSVTPSGGWLQSSPTVPGLGFCLNSRAQMFWLTPGLPTSLAPGRRPRTTLTPSLGLYEGRPTLAFGTPGGDQQEQWQLSFFLRHVNHQLNLQAAIDRPLFHTAHFPSSFYPRTREPGSLMAEANFGADVLDALARKGHRLTVADPWTIGRLTAAQRDADGLLRAAATPRLMQAYAVGR is encoded by the coding sequence ATGACCGCATTCACGACCCGTCCCGAAATCCTCGGCACCTTCGGCGTCGTCACCTCGACGCATTGGATCGGCTCGGCGGTCGGCATGAGCATTCTCGAAAAGGGCGGCAACGCCTTCGATGCCGCGGTGGCCACCGGATTCGTGCTGCACATTGTCGAGCCGCATCTCTGCGGCCCGGGCGGCGACCTGCCGGCGGTGATCTATTCGAAGAAGAAGGACAAGGTCGAGGTCATCTCGGCGCAGGGGCCGGCGCCCGCCGGCGCGACGATCGAGCACTATACCAGTGAAGGCCTGACGCTGATCCCCGGCGACGGCCTGCTTGCAACAGTCATCCCCGGCGCCTTCGACGGCTGGATGCTGATGCTGCGCGACTACGGCACGATGAGCGTGCGCGACGTGCTGGAACCGGCGATCTACTACGCCGAGCACGGCCATCCCCTGCTGCCGCGCGTCTCCGCCACCATCAAGGGGCTTGCGACCTTCTTCGAAAAGGAATGGCCGACCTCCCACAAAACCTGGCTGCCGGATGGCAGCGTCCCTGAAGCGCAGGCGAATTTCAGGAATCCGGTGCTTGCCGAAACCTGGAAATGCGTCATTGCCGAAGCCGAGGCTAAAAGCGGCCGGGAAGCACAGATTGAAGCGGCCCGCGACACCTTCTACCGCGGCTTCATCGCCGAGAAGATCGACGCCTATCTGAGGACCGCCGAAGTGATGGATGCAAGCGGCGGCCGCCATAAGGGCGTGCTGACCGCAGACGACATGGCGAACTGGTCGGCAACGGTCGAGGAACCGCTGACCTATGATTATCACGGCTGGACCATCGCCAAAACAGGACCCTGGGGCCAGGGTCCCGTCTTTCTGCAGGCTTTGTCGATCCTCAAGGGTTTCGATCTCGCCGCGATGGACCCGGATGGCGCCGATTTCGTCCATACCGTCACCGAGGCGATGAAACTCGCCTTCGCCGACCGCGAGGTCTATTACGGCGATCCCGATTTTTCCGCGATCCCCGTCGCGCATCTGTTGTCGGAGACCTATGCGAGCGAGCGCCGCAGGCTGATCGGCGCCGACGCCTCCTTCGATCTTCGCCCCGGCATCGTTCCGGGTTTCGAGGCGCAGCATGATTTGACGATGAAGATGCTCGGCGCCGATTCCAAGACCGGCGCCGTCTACGAGCCAACCATGGCGCATCTGGAAAAACGCGGCGACACCGTGCATATCGACGTGATCGACCGCGACGGCAACATGGTCTCCGTCACGCCATCCGGCGGCTGGCTGCAATCCTCACCGACCGTGCCCGGTCTCGGCTTCTGCCTCAATTCCCGCGCCCAGATGTTCTGGCTCACGCCTGGCCTGCCGACGTCGCTGGCGCCGGGAAGGCGGCCGCGCACGACGCTGACGCCTTCGCTCGGCCTCTACGAGGGCCGCCCGACGCTGGCCTTCGGCACGCCGGGCGGCGACCAGCAGGAACAATGGCAGCTCTCCTTCTTCCTGCGCCATGTCAATCACCAGCTCAACCTGCAGGCGGCGATCGACCGGCCGCTGTTTCACACAGCCCATTTTCCGAGCTCCTTCTATCCGCGCACCCGCGAGCCGGGCAGCCTGATGGCGGAGGCGAATTTCGGCGCCGATGTGCTCGATGCGCTCGCCCGCAAGGGCCACAGGCTGACGGTCGCCGATCCCTGGACCATCGGCCGGCTGACCGCGGCGCAGCGCGATGCCGACGGGCTTCTGCGCGCCGCCGCCACGCCGCGCCTGATGCAGGCCTATGCGGTCGGACGATAA
- a CDS encoding M81 family metallopeptidase has translation MRIAVGGIHIECSTYNPVLNEEKDFRVLRGQALLESSYFAFLKDYDAEFLPTIHARAIAGGPVSRATYEAFKGEFLERLKPLLPLDGLYLAMHGAMYVEGMEDAEGDWISAARALVGEDCTVSASYDLHGNVTQRIIDALDIYSTYRTAPHIDVEETMRRSVFMLVKSLKTGVRPVVLWAPIPVVLPGERTSTVDEPAKSLYGMLPEIDEIDGVWDASLMVGYVWADEPRATAAAIMTGTDRAVLEREARRLASAYWDARGDFVFGCETGSLEECVARAIASPTAPVVLAESGDNPTGGGVGDRADMLAELIAKGATGVVFAGIADKAAAEACYAAGIGAALNLSVGASLDSKGSRPVTGRFTVKFLHETPDPADRQAVVSTGGIDLVLSAKRRPYHNIADFTRLGLDPHGASIIVVKSGYLSPELAPIANPNLMALSTGVVDQFVERLPRLRKQHPTYPFDKDFAFEPQVFLSARAARA, from the coding sequence ATGCGCATTGCCGTCGGTGGCATTCATATCGAGTGCAGCACATACAATCCCGTGCTGAACGAGGAGAAGGATTTTCGGGTACTGCGCGGCCAAGCCCTGCTGGAATCCTCCTACTTCGCCTTCCTGAAGGATTATGACGCCGAATTCCTGCCGACGATCCATGCCCGCGCCATTGCCGGCGGCCCGGTCTCGCGCGCCACCTACGAGGCCTTCAAGGGCGAATTCCTCGAGCGGTTGAAGCCGCTGCTGCCGCTCGACGGTCTTTATCTCGCCATGCATGGCGCAATGTATGTCGAGGGCATGGAGGATGCCGAAGGCGACTGGATTTCTGCTGCCCGAGCGCTGGTCGGCGAGGATTGCACGGTTTCGGCAAGCTATGACCTGCACGGCAACGTCACTCAGCGCATCATCGATGCGCTCGATATCTATTCCACCTATCGCACCGCGCCGCATATCGATGTCGAGGAGACGATGCGCCGCTCGGTCTTCATGCTGGTGAAGAGCCTGAAAACCGGCGTGAGGCCTGTCGTTCTCTGGGCGCCGATCCCGGTCGTGCTGCCCGGCGAACGCACCAGCACCGTCGATGAGCCGGCTAAGAGCCTCTATGGAATGCTGCCGGAAATCGACGAGATCGACGGCGTCTGGGACGCATCCCTGATGGTCGGTTACGTCTGGGCCGACGAACCGCGCGCCACCGCCGCCGCTATCATGACCGGCACCGACCGCGCCGTGCTGGAGCGTGAAGCCAGACGCCTCGCGAGCGCCTATTGGGATGCACGCGGAGATTTCGTCTTCGGCTGCGAGACCGGCTCGCTGGAAGAATGCGTCGCGAGAGCCATCGCCAGCCCGACCGCTCCTGTCGTGCTCGCCGAATCCGGCGACAACCCGACCGGTGGCGGTGTCGGCGACCGGGCCGACATGCTGGCGGAGCTGATCGCCAAGGGTGCGACGGGCGTCGTTTTCGCCGGCATCGCCGACAAGGCGGCGGCCGAGGCCTGTTATGCCGCTGGCATCGGCGCGGCGCTCAATCTCAGCGTCGGCGCCTCGCTCGATTCCAAGGGCAGCAGGCCGGTTACGGGCCGCTTCACCGTCAAGTTCCTGCACGAAACGCCGGATCCGGCCGACCGCCAGGCGGTGGTCTCGACCGGTGGCATCGATCTCGTGCTCTCGGCCAAACGCCGGCCCTATCACAATATCGCCGATTTCACCCGGCTCGGCCTTGATCCGCATGGCGCCAGCATCATTGTCGTCAAGTCGGGTTATCTCTCGCCCGAGCTGGCGCCGATCGCCAATCCGAACCTGATGGCGCTGTCGACAGGGGTCGTCGATCAGTTCGTCGAGCGCCTGCCGCGGCTGCGCAAGCAGCATCCGACCTACCCTTTCGACAAGGATTTTGCCTTCGAGCCGCAGGTCTTCCTGTCTGCGCGCGCGGCGCGCGCCTGA
- a CDS encoding MFS transporter has protein sequence MSLETEAVISGPLVREETSDAFKRRFMIRMIAVLTGGMLLDGYILGVIGPVTAVMKAEMGMTTVDMGLIASAALFGILIGSPLGGWAGDKFGRKPLFMIDMGLFVLASAMQFFIDSVTMLFAVRLLMGIAIGPEYSVGWPLMSEFAPARLRGRLMGVTILAWYGGFMIGYTVGYVLNLPQPMPWRIIIGTSTFISVILFFARIGLPESPRWLWSKGRKDEARAIARKYLQSAEETADMENTEVRQGRFADLPSLTVCWNNMASMAGSPVASDCRWSRWPGSSSRWR, from the coding sequence ATGTCATTGGAGACGGAAGCGGTTATTTCAGGTCCACTTGTCAGGGAAGAGACGTCCGATGCGTTCAAACGACGCTTCATGATCAGGATGATCGCCGTTCTCACCGGCGGAATGCTCCTCGATGGTTACATTCTCGGGGTTATCGGCCCGGTGACGGCCGTCATGAAGGCGGAAATGGGGATGACGACGGTCGATATGGGCCTCATCGCCTCGGCTGCGTTGTTCGGGATTCTGATCGGTTCGCCGCTCGGCGGATGGGCGGGCGACAAATTCGGCCGCAAGCCGCTATTCATGATCGATATGGGGCTGTTCGTGCTCGCATCGGCGATGCAGTTCTTCATCGATTCGGTGACGATGCTGTTCGCAGTGCGGCTGCTGATGGGTATCGCGATCGGCCCCGAATACTCCGTCGGCTGGCCACTGATGTCGGAATTTGCACCGGCCCGGCTGCGGGGGCGCCTGATGGGCGTCACGATCCTTGCCTGGTACGGCGGATTCATGATCGGTTACACGGTGGGGTACGTCTTGAACCTGCCGCAGCCCATGCCGTGGCGGATCATCATCGGAACGAGCACCTTTATCTCGGTGATCTTGTTCTTCGCCCGGATCGGCCTGCCTGAATCGCCGCGCTGGCTGTGGAGCAAGGGTCGCAAGGACGAGGCGCGCGCGATCGCGCGGAAGTATCTCCAGAGCGCCGAGGAGACGGCGGACATGGAGAATACCGAGGTGCGTCAAGGCAGGTTCGCAGATCTACCTTCGCTGACAGTGTGTTGGAACAATATGGCCTCAATGGCGGGCTCGCCGGTGGCGTCGGACTGTCGATGGTCGCGGTGGCCGGGGTCGTCGTCACGGTGGCGCTGA
- a CDS encoding LysR substrate-binding domain-containing protein yields MACWLKPLVDRFRSERPDVRFVLLASDEDDTLRNFDEVDLSLICGNERCEVGENLYYLFPDIVQPVCSPDYLERHGPFPDAQSLERADLLDLHRKHWTSDAIGWHPITWDDWFQASGLGAPHVLPVMTSNNYPLLVTAAVKGEGIVLGWHHLVRSLLDEGALCTLFDSPLQVDRGYYLKANRASLDKPHVQEFIDFVLTGLAALEQERQRPGAMPRDAL; encoded by the coding sequence ATCGCCTGCTGGCTGAAGCCCCTCGTGGACCGCTTCCGTTCCGAGCGGCCGGACGTCAGGTTCGTTCTTTTGGCCTCGGACGAAGACGACACGCTGCGGAATTTCGATGAAGTCGACCTTTCACTGATTTGTGGAAACGAGCGCTGCGAGGTCGGGGAGAATCTCTATTATCTCTTTCCGGATATCGTCCAGCCGGTCTGCAGCCCGGACTATCTGGAACGCCACGGGCCGTTTCCGGATGCTCAAAGCCTGGAGCGGGCGGACTTGTTGGACCTGCATCGGAAGCATTGGACCTCCGATGCCATTGGCTGGCATCCAATCACCTGGGACGATTGGTTCCAGGCAAGCGGTCTCGGGGCGCCGCATGTGCTGCCCGTCATGACCAGCAACAATTATCCGCTTCTTGTGACCGCGGCGGTCAAAGGAGAGGGGATCGTTCTGGGATGGCATCACCTCGTGAGGTCACTGTTGGACGAAGGCGCACTCTGCACATTGTTCGACAGCCCTCTTCAGGTGGATCGGGGATATTATTTGAAGGCGAACCGGGCATCGCTGGATAAGCCGCATGTCCAGGAGTTCATAGATTTCGTTCTCACGGGTCTTGCGGCACTGGAACAAGAGCGCCAGCGTCCCGGAGCGATGCCGCGGGATGCCCTCTGA
- a CDS encoding ABC transporter ATP-binding protein/permease, producing the protein MGKQQIPLKTTATRFIRAVKLFMTSDVGGRAGFLLGCLIALFGGISALNVVSSFVGRHFMTAIADRQTAEFVHQAIFYASVFVASTIASVTARFVEERLALLWRQFLTRRAIGLYMADGTFYRLGIQGKISHPDQRIAEDVKAFTTTTLSFLLMLLSSMLTVFTFSSVLWLISPLLFFTAVIYAALGSFMTILLGRPLIKLNYNQLDSEAGFRSGLIRVRENAESIMAEGSEQRHANRLLRQFDDLAANFRRIISINRNVGFFTTGYNWMIQILPVVLIAPAFMRGDMEFGVITQSAAAFAMLVGAFSFIVAQFNSISNFATVVARISSLLDAIEEARTSANPGIEFAETHGSLSYENLTLTSPAGGALLKDLSIRLPADTRVIITGEGDDASVALFRATAGLSTSGNGRIIIPPREEIRFLGQRAYCGPGTLRQILTSQKRSMEETDEQVLVLLRKLGVVHPLVSGDLDSEQDWPTLLSPREQRLVAIASALIAAPSYILFEKADSIFGHELSTEILKLLAERGIACVNFAEPDAPRAAYDIVIEYHSDGSWTRIDRKAEA; encoded by the coding sequence ATGGGCAAGCAGCAAATTCCGCTCAAGACGACCGCAACACGATTCATCCGCGCAGTTAAATTATTCATGACATCCGATGTCGGCGGACGAGCCGGGTTTCTTCTCGGCTGTCTGATCGCTCTTTTTGGCGGTATCAGCGCTCTCAATGTCGTCAGCAGTTTTGTCGGCCGGCACTTCATGACTGCAATCGCTGACAGGCAGACAGCCGAATTCGTCCATCAGGCGATCTTTTACGCCAGTGTTTTCGTTGCTTCGACGATCGCGTCGGTGACTGCCCGCTTCGTTGAAGAACGACTGGCCTTGCTCTGGCGGCAGTTCCTTACCCGTCGCGCAATCGGTCTCTACATGGCCGACGGCACTTTTTACCGGCTGGGTATTCAGGGCAAAATTTCTCATCCTGACCAGCGGATCGCGGAGGATGTCAAAGCCTTCACGACAACGACGCTTTCCTTCCTGCTTATGCTTTTGAGCAGCATGCTGACCGTCTTCACTTTTTCGAGCGTACTGTGGCTGATCAGTCCGCTACTCTTCTTTACGGCGGTCATCTACGCGGCCCTCGGATCGTTCATGACGATCCTGTTGGGACGGCCTTTGATCAAGTTGAACTATAACCAGCTCGACAGCGAAGCGGGCTTCCGGTCCGGACTTATCCGTGTTCGGGAAAATGCAGAATCGATCATGGCCGAGGGTTCTGAGCAACGCCATGCAAACCGGCTGCTGCGGCAGTTTGACGATCTGGCGGCGAACTTCAGGCGGATAATCAGCATCAATCGCAATGTCGGCTTCTTCACCACGGGCTACAATTGGATGATACAGATCCTGCCGGTCGTTCTCATCGCGCCTGCGTTCATGCGCGGCGACATGGAGTTTGGCGTTATCACTCAGTCGGCGGCAGCATTTGCGATGCTCGTCGGTGCTTTCTCATTCATTGTCGCACAATTCAATTCGATCTCGAACTTCGCGACCGTCGTGGCGCGCATCAGCTCGCTTTTGGACGCGATCGAAGAGGCCCGCACTTCGGCGAACCCTGGCATTGAATTTGCCGAGACCCATGGAAGTCTCAGCTATGAGAACCTGACGCTGACGTCACCGGCAGGAGGCGCATTGCTGAAGGACTTGTCGATCCGTCTGCCTGCTGACACAAGAGTGATCATAACCGGTGAGGGCGATGACGCGAGCGTCGCATTGTTCCGGGCCACGGCGGGACTTAGCACGTCGGGGAATGGACGCATCATCATTCCACCTCGCGAAGAAATTCGCTTCCTCGGTCAGCGTGCGTATTGCGGCCCAGGAACTCTGCGCCAGATCCTGACCTCCCAGAAGCGTTCGATGGAGGAAACGGATGAGCAGGTCCTTGTTTTACTGAGGAAGCTCGGCGTAGTGCACCCTCTGGTATCCGGTGACCTGGACAGCGAGCAAGACTGGCCCACCCTGCTGTCACCGCGCGAGCAGCGCCTCGTTGCAATTGCGAGCGCGCTTATCGCGGCTCCGTCCTACATTCTTTTCGAAAAGGCCGATTCTATTTTCGGCCACGAGCTTTCGACCGAGATCCTCAAGCTCCTGGCGGAACGAGGAATCGCGTGCGTCAATTTCGCCGAGCCAGATGCACCACGCGCGGCCTATGATATCGTTATCGAGTATCATTCGGACGGCTCATGGACGCGGATCGATCGAAAAGCGGAGGCCTGA
- a CDS encoding DUF982 domain-containing protein produces MLARTGKHGNWPRPERAYRHARESCQDVVRGWAPTYVARMAFEEAVKEAGLHLHF; encoded by the coding sequence GTGCTCGCGCGCACGGGCAAGCACGGTAACTGGCCGCGACCTGAACGGGCTTACAGGCATGCGCGGGAAAGCTGCCAGGACGTCGTTCGAGGCTGGGCCCCGACATACGTCGCACGAATGGCCTTCGAAGAAGCGGTCAAAGAGGCCGGGCTTCATCTTCACTTCTAA
- a CDS encoding glucoamylase family protein, producing the protein MSELLSTDSELNRAPTEEDLGRLQFTTLLYYLQCTNPDNGLVRDKTQAGAPASIAAVGMALATIPVVVERGIIIRQFAAKIARRRLEFLMSCHQGPEPDASGYKGFFYHFLDIETGRRVWQCELSTIDSAFLFAGALTVAAYFDADTEDETKVRALAKSLYERVDWNWARDHGATLTHGWRPESGFIPYRWRGYDEGLLLYILGLGSPSHPLPLESYVAYTQSYEWRNIFGRELLYSGPLFTHQLSHMWIDFREIRDSFMREHGSDYFQNSRHATFVQQEYAIRNPLNFNGYSEYCWGFTASDGPGWTKRNIDGIDREFFDYIARGAPYGPDDGTVSPWAVVASLPFAPEIVIPTVRNFARMKLGMTRLYGFKPSFNQTYALDDKGDTWWVSPYHFGIDQGPVVLMIENHRTGLLWHIMRRCEPVVVGLRRAGFSGGWL; encoded by the coding sequence ATGTCGGAGTTGCTTTCAACCGATTCCGAACTGAACCGGGCGCCGACGGAAGAGGACCTCGGCCGGCTTCAGTTCACGACATTGCTCTATTATCTGCAATGCACGAATCCGGATAACGGATTGGTCCGCGACAAGACGCAGGCGGGCGCACCGGCCAGTATCGCCGCCGTCGGCATGGCGCTTGCCACCATTCCTGTCGTTGTGGAGCGCGGAATCATCATTCGTCAGTTTGCCGCCAAGATCGCCCGGCGCCGACTGGAATTCCTGATGTCCTGCCACCAGGGACCGGAACCTGATGCGTCTGGCTACAAGGGTTTTTTCTACCATTTCCTGGACATCGAGACGGGACGGCGGGTCTGGCAGTGTGAATTGTCAACAATCGATTCGGCTTTCCTGTTCGCCGGCGCTTTGACTGTCGCAGCTTATTTCGATGCAGATACCGAGGACGAGACGAAGGTTCGCGCACTTGCCAAATCACTTTATGAGCGCGTCGACTGGAATTGGGCACGCGACCATGGGGCTACCCTCACCCATGGCTGGCGGCCGGAAAGCGGATTCATTCCCTATCGGTGGCGCGGCTATGACGAAGGTCTGCTTCTTTACATTCTCGGACTGGGCTCGCCGAGCCACCCGCTGCCGCTGGAAAGCTATGTGGCCTATACGCAGAGCTACGAATGGCGGAATATTTTTGGTCGCGAATTGCTCTATTCGGGTCCGCTCTTTACGCATCAGCTTTCACATATGTGGATCGATTTTCGCGAGATTCGCGACAGTTTCATGCGTGAACATGGCAGCGACTATTTCCAGAACAGCCGACACGCGACTTTCGTTCAGCAGGAATATGCCATTCGCAATCCGCTGAACTTCAACGGCTATAGCGAGTATTGCTGGGGTTTCACGGCAAGTGATGGACCCGGTTGGACCAAGCGAAACATTGACGGCATCGACAGGGAATTCTTCGACTACATTGCGCGCGGTGCCCCCTATGGACCCGACGATGGAACCGTATCTCCCTGGGCAGTGGTCGCCTCGCTGCCATTCGCTCCGGAAATCGTTATACCGACCGTACGAAACTTTGCCCGAATGAAACTCGGCATGACCCGGCTCTACGGGTTCAAGCCATCGTTCAATCAGACATACGCCCTGGACGACAAAGGCGACACATGGTGGGTCAGCCCCTACCATTTCGGCATCGACCAAGGTCCCGTCGTTCTGATGATCGAAAACCACCGAACCGGCCTGCTGTGGCACATCATGCGCCGCTGCGAACCAGTGGTCGTCGGGCTGAGACGAGCAGGGTTTTCAGGAGGATGGTTATGA
- a CDS encoding phosphoketolase, which translates to MASTETAIMAKAATATSRGKPTLSAEELRLMDAYWRASNYLSVGQIYLLDNPLLKKPLVRDHIKPRLLGHWGTSPGLNMLYVHLNRVIKRDDLNMIYVIGPGHGGPSLVAHAYLEGTYSEIYPNISQDEEGMKRLFKQFSFPGGIPSHVAPETPGSIHEGGELGYALSHAYGAAFDNPDLIVACVVGDGEAETGPLATGWHGNKFLNPARDGCVLPILHLNGYKIANPCFLARIPKPELVKFFEGMGYAPLFVEGHEPDQVQQQLAAAMDTAIGAIKTIWTEARDKGNLNRPAWPMIIFRTPKGWTCPTEIDGKKCEDYWRSHQVPMGDMDKPEHIKILHHWMKTYGPEELFDGDGRLRAELASLAPTGHRRMSDNPHANGGLLLRDLKMPDFRDYAVAVPKPGSVTVESARIMGKFLRDVMKLNLGSKNFRLFSPDENNSNRWQDVLEVTDRCYMAEIYPEDDHLSPGGRVMEVLSEHQCQGWLEGYLLTGRHGFFSCYEAFIHIIDSMFNQHAKWLKVCSHIPWRRPIASLNYFLSSHVWRQDHNGFSHQDPGFIDHVINKKAEVIRVYLPPDANTLLSVTDHCLRSRNYVNVVVAGKQPAPQWLTMDDAIKHCAEGLGIWDWASNDQGSEPDVVMACCGDVPTVETLAAVQLIREHLPQLKVRVINVVNLMKLQPASEHPHGLSDPDFDALFTRDKPIIFAFHGYPWLVHRLTYRRTNHKNLHVRGYKEEGTTTTPFDMVVLNQLDRFHLVEDVIDRLPQLGARAAYFKQAIHGKLIEHRQYIETHGDDMPQISGWTWGVKNADKVKAKTSTEGDNT; encoded by the coding sequence ATGGCTTCAACTGAAACGGCAATCATGGCGAAAGCGGCCACGGCAACGTCGCGGGGAAAACCAACGCTTTCGGCCGAGGAACTCCGCCTGATGGATGCTTATTGGCGGGCATCGAACTATCTGTCGGTCGGCCAGATCTATTTGCTCGACAATCCGCTGTTGAAAAAACCACTTGTCCGCGACCACATCAAGCCGCGGCTGCTCGGCCATTGGGGAACATCGCCAGGCCTGAACATGCTCTATGTTCATCTCAACCGGGTGATCAAACGAGACGACCTCAACATGATCTACGTGATCGGCCCTGGCCACGGCGGACCGTCCCTTGTTGCGCATGCCTATCTGGAGGGGACCTATAGCGAAATCTATCCGAATATCAGCCAGGACGAGGAGGGTATGAAACGGCTGTTCAAGCAGTTCAGTTTCCCAGGCGGCATTCCCAGCCACGTCGCTCCCGAAACACCCGGCAGCATTCATGAAGGTGGCGAGCTCGGTTATGCGCTCAGCCACGCCTATGGCGCAGCCTTCGACAATCCCGATCTGATTGTCGCCTGTGTCGTCGGTGACGGAGAGGCCGAAACCGGACCTCTGGCGACGGGATGGCATGGGAACAAGTTTCTGAATCCCGCTCGCGACGGATGCGTTCTGCCGATCCTGCATCTCAATGGCTACAAAATCGCCAACCCCTGCTTCCTGGCTCGTATTCCCAAGCCGGAATTGGTGAAGTTCTTTGAAGGCATGGGATATGCACCCCTCTTCGTGGAAGGCCATGAGCCAGATCAGGTGCAGCAACAGCTTGCCGCAGCTATGGACACAGCCATCGGGGCGATCAAGACGATCTGGACGGAAGCGCGGGACAAGGGAAATCTCAACCGTCCGGCATGGCCGATGATCATCTTCCGCACGCCGAAGGGCTGGACCTGCCCAACCGAAATCGACGGCAAGAAATGCGAGGACTATTGGCGTTCGCACCAGGTTCCGATGGGCGATATGGACAAGCCGGAACATATTAAGATCCTTCATCACTGGATGAAGACCTACGGACCCGAAGAGCTTTTCGACGGCGACGGTCGGTTGCGGGCTGAACTGGCCTCGCTGGCGCCGACCGGTCATCGCCGGATGAGCGACAATCCGCATGCAAACGGTGGCCTGCTGCTACGGGATCTGAAGATGCCGGACTTCCGCGACTATGCCGTGGCGGTGCCCAAGCCCGGATCGGTGACCGTGGAATCCGCTCGCATCATGGGCAAGTTCCTGCGGGACGTGATGAAGCTGAACCTAGGCAGCAAGAATTTTCGGCTGTTTAGCCCCGACGAGAACAATTCCAATCGCTGGCAGGACGTGCTGGAGGTGACGGATCGCTGTTACATGGCAGAGATCTATCCCGAAGATGACCATCTTTCGCCCGGCGGCCGCGTCATGGAGGTCTTAAGCGAGCATCAGTGCCAGGGCTGGCTTGAAGGCTACCTGTTAACGGGACGTCACGGCTTCTTCTCCTGCTACGAGGCGTTCATTCACATTATCGACTCGATGTTCAACCAGCACGCCAAGTGGCTGAAGGTTTGCAGCCATATTCCCTGGCGGCGACCGATCGCATCGCTCAACTACTTCCTGAGTTCGCATGTATGGAGGCAGGACCACAATGGCTTCAGCCATCAGGACCCAGGCTTCATCGACCACGTGATCAACAAGAAAGCAGAGGTCATCCGCGTCTACCTCCCGCCAGATGCCAATACGCTCTTGTCCGTTACCGATCATTGTCTGCGGAGCCGCAATTATGTGAACGTGGTGGTGGCGGGCAAGCAACCCGCTCCGCAATGGCTCACGATGGATGACGCCATCAAGCATTGCGCCGAAGGGCTCGGCATTTGGGACTGGGCCAGCAATGACCAGGGCTCGGAACCGGATGTGGTCATGGCCTGCTGCGGTGATGTGCCGACCGTGGAGACGCTCGCTGCTGTTCAGCTGATCCGCGAGCACCTCCCGCAATTGAAAGTGCGGGTCATCAATGTCGTCAACTTGATGAAGCTGCAACCCGCGAGCGAACATCCCCATGGGCTTTCCGATCCTGATTTCGACGCACTCTTCACGAGGGACAAGCCGATCATCTTCGCGTTTCACGGATATCCCTGGTTGGTCCACCGACTGACTTATCGACGAACCAATCATAAAAATCTGCACGTTCGAGGCTACAAGGAAGAGGGAACGACCACGACGCCGTTCGACATGGTCGTTCTGAACCAGCTCGATCGCTTTCATCTTGTTGAAGACGTCATTGATCGGCTGCCGCAACTTGGAGCGCGCGCGGCCTACTTCAAGCAGGCAATCCACGGAAAGCTGATTGAGCACCGGCAATATATCGAGACGCACGGTGATGACATGCCGCAGATCAGCGGCTGGACATGGGGCGTCAAGAATGCGGACAAGGTAAAGGCGAAGACCTCCACAGAGGGAGACAATACTTAG